In one window of Roseovarius sp. M141 DNA:
- a CDS encoding MFS transporter, whose amino-acid sequence MLAFYLAIAVGQTMVNIAPMEGSDLLMIAAALIGLSLIPIALTGLGEPNLSELRVLGVKKLYKASRVGVVGAGVAGILVGSFYALGVVFARQIGLSVTEAALFMSTVVLGGLAAQVPVGMLADKFDRRIVMSCILIAVGTSWGVLSSSISSDVPLVALMVMAVAFGGAISSVYPLCVAQTFDRLDRKYYVAASGRLLMVYSIGATIGPLLASSLMSVYGPRSFFLFESAIAVGYAIFVLVSVRIGPKLPKEGREKFIPLPDISPVAMGLDPRTEPNVSKPRRSANVVQD is encoded by the coding sequence ATGCTGGCCTTTTACCTAGCTATCGCCGTCGGCCAGACGATGGTGAATATCGCCCCTATGGAGGGCAGTGATCTTTTGATGATTGCCGCTGCGTTGATCGGTCTTTCACTTATTCCTATCGCGCTTACCGGTCTTGGCGAACCCAACCTGAGTGAGCTTCGCGTTCTGGGTGTGAAGAAACTGTATAAGGCGTCGCGTGTCGGGGTGGTCGGGGCGGGTGTTGCTGGCATACTGGTTGGCTCATTCTACGCTCTTGGTGTCGTGTTTGCCCGTCAGATTGGGCTCAGCGTTACGGAAGCCGCGCTGTTCATGAGCACGGTCGTGCTTGGCGGCCTTGCAGCGCAGGTGCCGGTCGGAATGCTGGCAGATAAATTTGACCGACGGATTGTGATGTCCTGCATCCTGATCGCGGTCGGAACGTCATGGGGGGTGCTGTCGAGCTCGATTTCAAGCGATGTGCCTTTGGTGGCCCTCATGGTCATGGCCGTGGCGTTCGGCGGGGCAATCAGCAGCGTCTATCCGCTTTGTGTCGCGCAGACATTCGACCGGCTGGACCGAAAATACTATGTCGCGGCATCGGGGCGTCTGCTGATGGTGTATTCGATAGGTGCCACAATCGGCCCATTGCTCGCGTCATCGCTGATGTCCGTCTACGGCCCACGTTCTTTCTTTTTGTTCGAATCCGCCATCGCTGTGGGCTATGCAATCTTTGTTCTCGTCAGTGTCAGGATCGGGCCGAAATTACCAAAGGAAGGGCGGGAAAAATTCATACCACTTCCTGATATTTCGCCAGTTGCCATGGGTCTTGACCCGCGCACCGAACCAAATGTGTCGAAACCGCGCCGCTCGGCAAACGTAGTGCAAGATTGA